In one window of Streptomyces sp. NBC_01224 DNA:
- a CDS encoding alpha/beta hydrolase, giving the protein MLILVRLLFVVTVVGAIDALVVASSVDAVDGHLLGMVLYAALPGVTGFVLSLYMRTGGVWIWRGLLAVHVWLTLGALATLGEGTGGQGVSQLVMPVVVLVLLFRAGSREWFGLSPEQRAEHRSFSIARMIKWRRDAGQTAMEYLGMILVVVALIGGLAATGIGGQLTGEIRNAICQLTGSACPAPDVDVVAGEGTGTGNGGGTSTGGGSDSVGGAGSEGATVTGGTGSGGSDTSGGSASSGGSASSGGSAASGGSGSSGGSGGTDSTGGTTASGGSDTSGGSSGSANGDSSTQVDAGRQNSDTNSSRPSDGNFLTGVVGDGGLWGDVSGVVDTVAHPVDTAKGIADQYAQAARGAGDKWNKGKYVAAAWDMTKASGGGGGAVAGLPGSGSRVEAAVRDAERDYLNDRIPRNATAAQRKDWWNGLTQQQRDQYLELSPDKIGNLDGIPVADRDAANRKNLPDLISKLEGKTDSKSKDQLAALKEIDRQLQEGSKPPMYLIGISDEGNGRAIVSYGNPDTSKNVSAYVPGLNTSLDEEFAKNDLKRARDTAIGAQGYDSSTASIVWLGYDAPQTPDGLHSLAVAGTGRAEKGGVAYSDFMGGIAATNQNKDPHITAIGHSYGSRTVGAATQRDGGIPGVDDIILVGSPGVGVDRAVDLGVGSGHVFVGAAANDPVTKLPSKTQTVVGAIGMILGGPAGAYLAGDLADPGDDDLWFGKDPASKAFGARRFPVAPGQPLISTGGVSFDAHSNYFDPVRDAMSADSIALIVSGHSDRLKMEEQR; this is encoded by the coding sequence GTGCTGATTCTCGTACGGCTGCTCTTCGTCGTCACCGTCGTGGGTGCGATCGACGCGCTGGTCGTGGCCTCGTCCGTCGATGCGGTGGACGGTCACCTGCTGGGCATGGTGCTGTACGCCGCACTGCCCGGCGTCACCGGATTCGTACTGTCTCTGTACATGCGGACCGGCGGGGTCTGGATCTGGCGCGGGCTCCTCGCCGTACACGTCTGGCTCACCCTCGGCGCCCTGGCGACACTGGGCGAGGGCACCGGCGGGCAGGGCGTCTCGCAACTGGTGATGCCGGTTGTCGTCCTCGTCCTGTTGTTCCGGGCCGGCTCGCGCGAATGGTTCGGGCTCAGTCCTGAACAGCGCGCCGAGCACCGGTCGTTCAGCATCGCGAGGATGATCAAGTGGCGTCGGGACGCCGGTCAGACCGCGATGGAGTACCTGGGCATGATCCTCGTGGTCGTGGCCCTCATCGGTGGGCTCGCGGCGACGGGCATCGGCGGGCAGCTGACCGGGGAGATCCGTAACGCCATTTGCCAGCTGACCGGAAGCGCCTGCCCGGCACCCGATGTCGACGTGGTCGCAGGCGAGGGCACAGGTACGGGTAACGGCGGCGGCACCTCGACCGGGGGCGGATCCGATTCCGTCGGCGGTGCGGGATCCGAGGGCGCGACCGTGACCGGGGGCACGGGGTCCGGCGGCTCGGACACATCCGGCGGCTCCGCCTCATCCGGCGGCTCCGCCTCATCCGGCGGCTCTGCCGCATCCGGTGGCTCCGGCAGCTCCGGTGGCTCCGGTGGCACAGACAGCACTGGCGGCACCACCGCATCCGGCGGCTCCGACACCTCCGGTGGTTCCAGCGGCTCGGCCAACGGCGATTCTTCTACGCAGGTCGACGCGGGTAGACAAAACTCGGACACCAACTCCTCCCGCCCCTCGGACGGCAACTTCCTCACCGGCGTCGTCGGCGACGGCGGCCTGTGGGGCGACGTCAGCGGTGTCGTCGACACGGTCGCCCACCCCGTCGACACCGCCAAGGGCATCGCCGACCAGTACGCCCAGGCCGCACGGGGCGCCGGCGACAAGTGGAACAAGGGCAAGTACGTAGCCGCCGCCTGGGACATGACCAAGGCATCCGGCGGGGGCGGCGGCGCGGTCGCCGGGCTGCCCGGCTCCGGTAGCCGCGTCGAGGCGGCGGTACGGGACGCGGAGCGCGACTACCTCAACGACCGAATTCCGCGCAATGCGACTGCGGCCCAACGCAAGGACTGGTGGAACGGGCTGACGCAGCAACAACGCGATCAGTACCTGGAGCTCTCCCCGGACAAGATCGGCAATCTGGACGGCATCCCGGTGGCGGACAGGGACGCGGCCAACCGGAAGAACCTCCCGGACCTGATTTCGAAGCTGGAGGGGAAGACCGACTCCAAGTCGAAGGACCAGCTGGCGGCGTTGAAGGAGATCGACCGGCAGCTGCAGGAGGGGAGCAAGCCGCCGATGTACCTGATCGGCATCAGCGACGAGGGCAACGGGCGGGCGATCGTCTCCTACGGGAATCCGGACACGTCGAAGAACGTGTCGGCGTATGTGCCGGGGCTGAACACTTCCCTCGACGAGGAATTCGCGAAGAACGATCTCAAGCGTGCCCGTGACACGGCGATCGGCGCCCAGGGTTACGACTCGTCCACCGCGTCGATCGTCTGGCTGGGATACGACGCACCGCAGACGCCGGACGGGCTGCACAGCCTGGCGGTCGCGGGCACCGGCCGCGCGGAGAAGGGCGGCGTGGCCTACAGCGACTTCATGGGTGGCATCGCGGCCACCAATCAGAACAAGGACCCGCACATCACGGCCATCGGGCACTCCTACGGTTCACGTACCGTGGGCGCCGCGACGCAGCGCGACGGTGGTATTCCGGGGGTGGACGACATCATTCTGGTAGGCAGTCCGGGGGTGGGCGTGGACCGCGCCGTGGACCTCGGTGTCGGCAGCGGGCATGTCTTCGTCGGTGCCGCGGCCAACGACCCGGTGACCAAGCTCCCGTCCAAGACGCAGACCGTCGTGGGTGCGATCGGGATGATTCTGGGAGGGCCCGCCGGTGCATACCTCGCCGGAGACCTGGCCGACCCGGGTGACGACGACCTCTGGTTCGGCAAGGACCCGGCGAGCAAGGCCTTCGGGGCCAGGCGATTCCCGGTGGCCCCCGGCCAGCCTCTGATCAGTACCGGCGGTGTGAGCTTCGACGCGCACTCCAACTACTTCGATCCGGTACGGGACGCCATGTCGGCGGACAGCATCGCTCTGATCGTGTCGGGACACTCCGACAGGCTCAAGATGGAGGAACAGCGATGA
- a CDS encoding GNAT family N-acetyltransferase, whose protein sequence is MAWLELREGGWDRGAATFAVLGAADGALLGAVRLSWVDRADGLAMIGYWTLPAARGRSVATRATRAVTSWAFETADARRIEIAHATGNEASCRVAHRCGYLPEGTLRDSHRYGDGAYHDEHLHARLAADPEPADLAGGPMA, encoded by the coding sequence ATGGCGTGGCTGGAGCTGCGCGAGGGCGGCTGGGACCGCGGTGCCGCCACCTTCGCCGTACTGGGCGCGGCCGACGGCGCCCTGCTGGGCGCCGTTCGTCTGAGCTGGGTCGACCGCGCGGACGGCCTCGCGATGATCGGCTACTGGACACTCCCGGCCGCTCGTGGACGGAGCGTGGCCACCAGAGCGACCAGAGCGGTGACCAGCTGGGCCTTCGAGACGGCCGATGCCCGCCGGATCGAGATCGCCCATGCCACCGGCAACGAGGCCTCCTGCCGGGTGGCCCACCGCTGCGGTTACCTTCCTGAGGGCACACTGCGCGACTCCCACCGCTACGGCGACGGGGCGTACCACGACGAGCACCTGCACGCCCGCCTGGCGGCCGACCCGGAACCGGCCGACCTCGCGGGCGGGCCGATGGCCTGA
- a CDS encoding alpha/beta fold hydrolase, with translation MQSNLAYFCEDAMAGRLAKLVPGGHTATVSAAAHYPSMENPFRFSAELTSFLETV, from the coding sequence GTGCAGTCCAACCTCGCCTACTTCTGCGAGGACGCCATGGCAGGCCGCCTGGCGAAACTCGTCCCCGGCGGGCACACTGCCACGGTGTCGGCGGCCGCGCACTACCCGAGCATGGAGAACCCGTTCCGCTTCAGCGCCGAACTGACGTCGTTCCTGGAGACCGTGTGA
- a CDS encoding serine hydrolase domain-containing protein: MTIVTRADGLDPAYLEEAISAVAQGKGFSGTVRVTRHGEPVFTRAFGMASRRWSIPNTCDTRFRVASVSKMFTAVAVLQLVERKQVRLDDALVGFVKEHMPQLDPRVTVHHALTMTAGIGDWFEEGSADWEAEWAALTSSHPLYLLRSNKDYLSLFAGKQPHFPPGERHLYNGAGYILLGLLIESVTGRSFEEVIADDVFARAGMSAAGFPALDDLGPDIAEGYLTTAGSPTPYRTNHYATTPGAAADGGATCSAADLTAFAHALRHGRLLNEETTRLALTPQVDEREEKVRGYRWMYGFGLTHILDDEGTIVRWGHTGEEDGASARLYHYPQQGLDVAVLGNISWCAGDMGWAIHDALVGN, encoded by the coding sequence GTGACGATTGTGACGAGGGCTGACGGACTCGATCCGGCTTACCTGGAGGAGGCCATCTCCGCAGTGGCGCAGGGGAAGGGGTTCTCCGGCACGGTCCGTGTCACGCGTCACGGGGAGCCGGTATTCACCCGCGCGTTCGGGATGGCGTCACGGCGGTGGTCCATACCGAACACGTGCGACACGCGATTCCGGGTGGCGTCGGTGTCCAAGATGTTCACAGCGGTGGCCGTCCTGCAGCTCGTCGAGCGGAAGCAGGTCCGCCTCGACGACGCGCTGGTGGGCTTCGTGAAAGAGCACATGCCCCAGCTCGATCCGCGTGTCACGGTCCATCACGCCCTGACGATGACGGCGGGCATCGGCGACTGGTTCGAGGAGGGCAGCGCCGACTGGGAGGCCGAATGGGCCGCCCTGACCTCCTCCCACCCGCTCTACCTGCTGCGGAGCAACAAGGACTACCTGTCGCTGTTCGCCGGCAAGCAGCCTCACTTCCCTCCCGGGGAGCGTCATCTGTACAACGGCGCCGGCTACATCCTGCTCGGCCTGCTCATCGAATCGGTGACCGGCCGCTCCTTCGAGGAGGTTATTGCCGACGACGTATTCGCCCGTGCCGGAATGAGCGCGGCAGGATTCCCGGCCCTGGACGACCTGGGGCCGGACATCGCCGAGGGATACCTCACCACCGCCGGCAGCCCCACCCCGTACCGGACCAATCACTACGCGACCACCCCCGGGGCCGCCGCCGACGGAGGGGCTACCTGTAGCGCCGCCGATCTGACGGCCTTCGCCCACGCACTGCGCCACGGGCGGCTGCTGAACGAGGAGACCACACGACTGGCGCTGACCCCGCAGGTCGACGAGCGTGAGGAGAAGGTCCGCGGCTACCGGTGGATGTACGGCTTCGGCCTCACCCACATCCTCGACGACGAAGGAACCATCGTCCGCTGGGGCCACACGGGCGAGGAGGACGGGGCCAGTGCCCGCCTCTATCACTACCCGCAGCAGGGCCTGGACGTCGCCGTCCTCGGCAACATCAGCTGGTGCGCCGGCGACATGGGGTGGGCCATCCACGACGCCCTCGTCGGCAACTGA
- a CDS encoding iron chaperone — translation MVRSEAKDVAGYLAEVPEERRDALTRLRELCRAELAGFDEVMAYGMPAYERDGTAEIAFASQKQYISFYLMRSDVREAFAERLAGQDMGKGCLRFRKTAAIDYDLVRDLLRATAAEPGAVC, via the coding sequence ATGGTGCGGAGCGAGGCGAAGGACGTGGCCGGGTATCTGGCCGAGGTGCCCGAGGAGCGCAGGGACGCCCTGACGAGGCTGCGGGAGTTGTGCCGGGCGGAGCTGGCCGGGTTCGACGAGGTCATGGCATATGGGATGCCCGCGTACGAGCGGGACGGCACCGCGGAGATCGCGTTCGCCTCGCAGAAGCAGTACATCTCCTTCTACCTGATGCGCAGCGACGTGCGAGAGGCCTTCGCGGAGCGCCTGGCCGGGCAGGACATGGGGAAAGGCTGCCTGCGCTTCCGTAAGACGGCGGCGATCGACTACGACCTGGTGCGGGATCTGCTCCGGGCGACGGCGGCGGAGCCGGGCGCGGTCTGCTGA
- a CDS encoding ATP-binding protein has product MASATVTPPWTYTLQLPQDPRAPGVARATLRTILGVHGMRELTETAELLASELVTNAYLHSSGAYSLRLRDAGRSRIRLSVWDTNPHIPAPFRWTAEAPAELAERGRGLYLVTLYAESWGAYPMRGGLPGQGGKLLWVECAAKGEDEGERGPGDRCTGRA; this is encoded by the coding sequence ATGGCCAGTGCCACGGTAACCCCGCCCTGGACGTACACCCTCCAACTCCCGCAGGATCCCCGCGCCCCCGGCGTGGCCCGCGCCACCCTCCGCACCATCCTGGGCGTCCACGGCATGCGCGAACTCACCGAGACCGCCGAACTGCTGGCGAGCGAGCTGGTCACCAACGCCTACCTGCACTCCTCGGGCGCATACTCCCTGCGCCTGCGCGATGCCGGGCGCAGTCGTATCCGGCTGAGCGTCTGGGACACCAACCCGCACATCCCCGCCCCGTTCCGATGGACCGCCGAGGCCCCGGCGGAGCTCGCCGAACGAGGGCGGGGGCTCTATCTCGTCACCCTCTACGCGGAGAGCTGGGGCGCGTACCCCATGCGCGGTGGGCTGCCGGGGCAGGGCGGGAAGCTGCTCTGGGTGGAGTGCGCGGCCAAGGGGGAGGACGAGGGGGAGCGCGGGCCGGGCGACAGATGTACGGGACGGGCATAG